A genomic region of Zalophus californianus isolate mZalCal1 chromosome 1, mZalCal1.pri.v2, whole genome shotgun sequence contains the following coding sequences:
- the KANK3 gene encoding KN motif and ankyrin repeat domain-containing protein 3 isoform X5: MPADLGGPCLGSGPTAGARSPSSPYSVETPYGFHLDLDFLKYVEELERGPAPRRAPGPPPPRRPRAPRAGLAGARSPGAWTSSESLASDDGGASGALSPGAPSGLLLPPLSPRVPIRNSRVEHTLLETSRRLELAQAHAHERAPSPARAVPRSPRGSGRSSPAPSPASNPAPASPGPAQLQLVREQMAAALRRLRELEDQARALPELQEQVRALRAEKARLLAGRGQPEPDGEVEARPDKLAQLRRLTERLATSERGVRSRASVWADGPDGPASRRSEGALEGPDGTGTPDGTGTPDGAPQTREAGVQAVPETQDARAQAVPETREAGVDAAPETLESDAWVTEALLGLPEAAERELELLRASLEHQRGVSELLRCRLRQLEEAREAAEEEAAAAAQPQPREAATQTPWGCAAKATQTEALAEAPSLSQENPSGPTDGDRAVAPAGILKSIMKRRDGTPGAQPSPGPKSLQFVGVLNGEYESSSSEDDSDSDSDSGSEDGTAEPPRSSLSGYDRGRDVGDDSGKDALDPEPEPEPEPEPEPEPEPEPEPEPEPEPEPEPQPEPEAEPQPGAQGRCELSPRLKEACAALQRQLSRPRGIARDGGAARLVAQEWFRVSSQRRSQAEPVAGVLGAVARLGPELLAHVVNLADGNGNTALHYTVSHGNLTISSLLLDTGVCEVDHQNRAGYSALMLAALTSVGREEDMAVVQRLFHMGNVNAKASQTGQTALMLAISHGRQDMVAALLACGADVNAQDADGATALMCASEYGRLDTVRLLLAQPGCDPALLDNEGTSALAIALEAEQDEVAALLHAHLSSGQPDPPPFSPSRLCLVKGECSDHREDPQPQ, encoded by the exons ATGCCTGCAGACCTGGGCGGTCCTTGCCTGGGCTCCGGCCCCACCGCGGGCGCCCGCAGCCCGAGCTCGCCCTACTCAGTGGAGACGCCGTATGGCTTCCACCTGGACCTGGACTTCCTCAAGTACGTGGAGGAGCTGGAGCggggccccgccccccgccgcgccccgggccccccgcccccgcgtCGCCCCCGTGCACCCCGGGCGGGCCTCGCTGGCGCGCGAAGCCCAGGCGCCTGGACCTCCAGCGAATCCTTGGCCAGTGACGACGGGGGAGCATCGGGCGCACTCTCCCCGGGCGCACCCTCGGGGCTCCTGCTGCCGCCGCTGTCGCCACGCGTGCCCATCCGTAACTCGCGCGTCGAGCACACGCTCCTGGAAACCAGCCGACGGCTGGAGCTGGCGCAGGCGCACGCGCACGAGCGCGCGCCCAGCCCCGCCCGCGCCGTCCCGCGCAGCCCGCGGGGATCTGGCCGcagcagccccgcccccagccccgcctccaACCCCGCCCCCGCCTCTCCCGGGCCCGCGCAATTGCAGCTGGTGCGCGAGCAGATGGCCGCGGCTCTGCGGCGCCTGCGCGAGCTCGAGGACCAGGCGCGCGCGCTGCCCGAACTGCAGGAGCAGGTGCGCGCGCTGCGTGCGGAGAAGGCACGGCTGTTGGCTGGACGCGGGCAGCCGGAGCCCGACGGGGAGGTCGAGGCGCGCCCCGACAAGCTAGCCCAGCTGCGGCGCCTCACCGAGCGCCTCGCCACCTCCGAGCGCGGCGTTCGCTCCAGGGCCAGTGTCTGGGCCGATGGCCCCGACGGGCCGGCTTCTAGGCGCAGTGAGGGCGCGCTCGAGGGCCCCGACGGAACCGGGACCCCCGACGGAACCGGGACCCCCGACGGGGCGCCGCAGACGCGGGAGGCTGGCGTCCAGGCGGTGCCCGAGACCCAAGACGCTAGGGCCCAGGCGGTGCCGGAGACCCGGGAGGCCGGCGTAGACGCTGCCCCCGAGACCCTCGAGTCGGACGCGTGGGTGACCGAGGCGCTGCTGGGGTTGCCCGAGGCCGCCGAGCGCGAGCTGGAGCTGCTCCGCGCCAGCCTGGAGCACCAGCGCGGGGTGAGCGAGCTCCTGCGCTGCCGGCTGCGCCAGCTGGAGGAGGCCCGCGAGGCTGCCGAGGAGGAGGCAGCTGCGGCGGCCCAGCCCCAGCCGCGCGAGGCTGCCACTCAGACCCCGTGGGGTTGTGCTGCGAAGGCCACACAGACCGAGGCCCTCGCCGAGGCCCCTAGCCTGAGTCAGGAGAACCCGTCGGGACCCACGGATGGGGACAGAGCCGTGGCCCCTGCGG GCATCCTCAAATCCATCATGAAGAGGAGAGATGGTACACCTGGAGCCCAGCCCAGTCCAGGACCCAAAAGCCTGCAGTTTGTTGGGGTCCTCAACGGAGA gtACGAGAGCTCATCCAGCGAGGACGATAGCGACAGTGACAGCGACAGCGGCAGCGAGGACGGTACTGCCGAGCCTCCAAGGAGCAGCTTGTCCGGGTATGACAGAGGCAGGGATGTCGGGGACGACAGTGGCAAGGATGCCCTGGACCccgagccggagccggagcccgagcccgagcccgagcccgagcccgagcccgagcccgagcccgagcccgagcccgagcccgagcccgagccccaGCCGGAGCCGGAGGCAGAACCTCAGCCTGGTGCGCAGGGGAG GTGCGAGCTGAGCCCGCGTTTGAAGGAGGCGTGCGCAGCGCTGCAGCGGCAGCTGAGCCGGCCCCGCGGAATCGCCCGCGACGGC GGCGCGGCGCGCCTAGTGGCCCAGGAGTGGTTTCGAGTGTCCAGCCAGCGGCGCTCTCAAGCCGAGCCCgtggctggggtcctgggagcggTGGCGCGCCTGGGACCCGAGCTCCTGGCGCACGTGGTGAACCTGGCAGATGGCAACGGCAACACAGCCCTGCACTACACCGTGTCCCACGGGAACCTGACCATCTCGAGCTTGCTGCTGGATACCG GGGTCTGCGAGGTTGACCATCAGAATCGGGCTGGCTACTCAGCCCTCATGCTGGCTGCACTTACCTCTGTGGGGCGAGAAGAGGACATGGCTGTGGTTCAGAGACTCTTCCATATGGGCAACGTTAACGCCAAGGCCAGCCAG aCAGGACAGACGGCCCTCATGCTGGCCATCAGCCACGGCCGCCAGGACATGGTGGCGGCCCTGCTGGCATGTGGGGCAGATGTAAATGCCCAGGATGCGGATGGGGCCACGGCGCTGATGTGTGCCAGTGAGTACGGGCGCCTGGACACGGTCCGGCTGCTGCTGGCCCAACCAGGCTGCGACCCAGCCCTCCTGGACAAC